The Plasmodium brasilianum strain Bolivian I chromosome 6, whole genome shotgun sequence genomic interval GGGTAAAGGAAATGATGTAGTTGATTTATATGATGCTCAGGCAACTATATCAGGAAAGAggatttatatatttcaggTTGACGAAGGATTATCATCCAAGTCAGTttatgaaaatgtaaattatagCAAAATAGTACAATACAGTCCAGTTActttattaaaacatttcATCATTAACtcaaatagtaataatattattaaaattgtgGAGAAAAAGGAGCATATTTATTTGAGAACATTCGTTTCTCTTGACAATACAGATGTTCagaatatttgtataaacgATTTAGAACattctgctttttttttatttaagacattaaaagatttaaaagACCTTCTAATTAAACAAAACATTTTTGATGCTGTAACAATGAGTGGTAGTGGTTCATCGTTATTTTccataacaaaaaatagtgGTATGGATATAAATTtggaaaagataaaagtggaaaatataattaaacaagtaagggaaaaattaaatgtaaatataagaGTGTATTTATGTGACCCTTTAAGAAAACAACAAAATTACTGGTACAAGCCGGAAAAACTGGCCGAAgtgataaagaaaaaatgatttcaaaaaaaaaaaaaaataataaagtatatatacatgtgcacaCCTTCCCAAATGAAAACTTTATAACCTAAACATATGTTTTATGTAacgtaataaaaaatgttcttAAACGTCGCAATATGTTCCTTTTCTCCCCTTCTCTTATATTGTATGTACACATAATTAAGGCCAtaattagtattatttttgaattaatcGGTGCTTTAttcattatacatatatttgtaaatatatgtatgtatacctTTATAAGTGTTtgcattttttgttatttatttctattgttataatatgtACCCTTACTGTCcctaatttataaaaaaataaattttttttggattattaaaatgttttcgTAAGGCACTTTCAAAAAAGCCTTAACAggtgtaaaattaaatatactttAGCTTGATCATATATGCttgtttgtattttatttaagtaCGAATCATTTCAgatttattcattattacttggaacatatgtttatttttttaccttcTTTTCACCGCCCTTTttaagttttaatttttaagtctatttatttattttctttatccaAATTAAggtttttcattattttattcgcTTCTTCATGCATATATGGTGGCTTTTCGTTTAAATTGTTATATGTTGGAACTGCTTCTGCTTCTggacttttctttttttttctccttgaTGAATAACCAGCgtcatatttctttttgcttaagtctatattaaattttttacaacaGTAAGCTAGAccgtatttttttatagtctTTAATCCTCTTGCACTAACTCTCATTTTTACAAAtctattttcttcttcaaaataaattcttttcCTTAATAAATTTACTCTCTGTATTCTATGAGTTTTCACACCCGACTTGGAAATTTTACGAGCTTTCCAGTTGTCCATTTTGCCTAATATCAgacatcttttttttttttttttgtaaaaagaaagtatatattatatgtgcaTCAAGGGATACAAATTTTGAATAATCTAAAACGGTTTGCAAATATTGAAgagatattttttatttatttattattttttttattttattttatttttctatatatttgataaatatttatggtCTAACCTCCTTACAGGCAGTTTAATTTCTTTAAGTGGCAACATCGTAACTTTGTTTATTCTCTTTCTGCCATCTAACCCATGATGCCTTCTGGCTGTTGACGTTCCAATCATTCGATATTTTCTGATCTGTTTCACGTGTAAACAAGAagagaaaatgaaataaaataagaacacTTTAAACATTAAAAGGGTACAGagttaaaacatatatataagtgtacAACTGTTGgaagcatatatttatataggcttgcaaaaaataaaacaataataataccaAGCAACAACTGTTTTCAAACTCACCGCTAACGCTTCTTTATGCCTTTTCTTAGTATATAAGGAAAATTTCGAAACATGTAAATTTTTGCTGATATTGttacttttaaatatatcactCTTTTTAATTAACGATTTcactgttaaaaaaaaaaaataatacatatatatatatatatatataaagttaatatatgctatattaaaaatgaaaaattgcTAACTGTTAAATAAGCATTTGTGATATTTATTTCAAGGTTTTATTCTTTacgtttcttttttccttttttttcttgtataccataaaaattcttttgaaaatttattctGTTTGCCtcatttttgtaaatctaaataaacaaaaaaattgaatatagttgaatgtataaaaattatgtctTATTAATAGCTCTTTGCAACTTATTATGTTAACTGGTTTTTATAGCAGCTTATGTATTTGTGCGCATTCTTATACGTGTACACGGtaaatatgtgtgtatgtatatatatatttgtttatatgggcatttacttgtatatatatttgtatgtatatatgtgtgtatatgtacgcatataCGTATGTCTAAggatacatgtgtatatgcatgCAATGCCATGTAACTGTTACGTAAATGTTCAAAATGCATGATGTTACAAATACCGAAACtccaaaaaggaaaagatatTTCAAgttaattattacataaaatatatacacatttctTGCTAagctatatattttatttttgtatttactttgcattattttcttttttaaaaaatttacgttatttcttatttcattcaaaaaaaaaaaaaactatacaACTAGCTTGCAAATTTTAAGTGTCAACATCATTTTGTAAATGCACAAATGCgtgaataaaattatatattaaattttgtaGCTCCATGTATACATTGTTATTAAGTTTTCTCAATACAGATTTATAAAAGTACTGAAGCAGAAAGGAGTACTTCAGCTCGCTTCCTTCATTGCTTTGTTGTAAAAGTATTCATGTTTGATTAATCgatacgtaaaaaaaatacgaaaaaaatcccccccaaaaaaaaaaacaaaggaataacaaataatgaacaatatataatgaataataaaaaatgaacagtAAATAAGAAAGTAAGAACGCCAAAACTTtgaaataacttttttatttattttaacctTTCTTTAATTTTCGTTTTCAACTCGTTACACTCCTATCagatttatgtattattttataaaatttgattatatatttgtactttatttttattattattttatttttttttttttgaattcaCGTCTCCTTTATTCACATGTTGTATTTAAGTTAGTAATTTATGCtttgatatataattttatttaaattattatttatcttaATGTTCCTACTAATTTTGTGCATTTTTGCTATTTCTCTTATTTTTCGTGTAATACTACtaacttaaaatattttttttaattgtatcatatgaataatgaatcaattaatacatacataaaaatattttcatttctcatcacaatttatattttttttcttaatgttttaaaaagatCTTCGatcttttttcaattttaaaagaactatattttttatgttgtaCTTTGTATAAACGTATTAAACCTTTTAATGTAGTGCTAACATTATTTCGTCATAGTTTTGCTTACACCATACGTAAAGTGCTGCTCTTAAGATATTTctctaaaattattatattattttttaatttttctattttgctttttgtttttacaatattactGAATTAAGCTTTTTTATCGTTTACTTTttcttccccttttttttttttggaatatataataaaaagagtactatatttataaccttttttattattttaatttataactgtttttattttataaattgataagcaaaaaaaaaaaaaaaaaagaaaaagacgaaaacaggaagaaaaaatatggacATTAATCGAAGTATGGAAAACGCACAAAATGCCTTAGGGATGATGATATTTCAGATTCTAAacaatgtaatttttttgttttatattattttaaatttcttttttttctttttctttgctTCAAAACAAATTGTAGTAAAATTtgacctttttttttctctatttttagCAAGTGAGAAAGACTTGTTTCGAAAAATGTTTTGGTCAAAAATTTTCCGAGCAGATGGGGAAGAATGAGCAAATATGTTTAGCTAAATGCATGGATCGAATGTTAGTACATCTGCGTgtacatatacgcatatataatacgtatacgtatatatatatacggacatatatatttctttttatgtatatatgcattaatCTTTGTGCTTATGGCaatgcgtacatatatacaatttgCTAGCCTATAACGGGacgtaaaaatattctttttttatgatttcaacaatattttatttatttatttatttttatttttgtgcaTAGGTACGAGACACACACTATTGTAACCAAGGCATCTTCTGAAATTTCTCAAAATTTGAATGTTGACACGAATTATTGagttttaagtaaaaattaaatataagtttgttttttaattgctcactttttatatatttagcaTGGGTTTCCCCTTTTCCctgttattttaatatgtaaacCTTCAAATGGGGGAAACATTAAATGAAACTTAAAAAccttaaataaaattaaatacaaaattaaatgcattagtaaaagtaaaattaaataaagatataaaaaaaaaaaaaatcatgcaaaaacaaaaataacgaatgaataatttaaaaaggcTCATACCACTTATCAGTAAGTACTATTCGGTGTAATAAACAGTATGgagaattatattattatagagAGTAAGGGCAGTGGTATTACGCCCTTTACATAACAATGCAGAATTGTCAACATACGGgatgatatataataaaagttatACTACTGAAaggcattaaaaaaaaaaataataaaataaaataaaacaaaataaggaGCAACCAACTTTTTCATGCTGTAAAGAGGGGGGAGAATTTTAGTTTATGATAATTTGTAAatgtatcatatatttttcttttttgaaggaaaaatttgtattataatttaacattttgtttttttttttttttatatttacggaataaaaatgttaaaatgtttatttttaaagaagagctttccttattttcatattttacgGTAAAACAAAAGGACAAGTCTTGTGTATTGATGTAATTATGGAATTAAATAAACTGAGGATGAGCAACTTtgacatgcatatataacgTAATATtcgaaatataaattttttttaaaaagaaaaaaatcaCCACAACGGCAAAAATAAAGGTACGTATTCTCTTCGCTAATATATTCCAagtcttttttcttaatattcaatgcattttcgtatttttctaatttgttACTACATtgaatttcttttaaaatttgttcgTACGCCCAAACTACGGTTACGAAATCGATATTTTCTGTTTTCACCTGTTGCCTttctttgtttattttgctattttctCGCATTATTTCCTTCTCCTTTTCCTTATTTAAATGATAGTTTTGCTTATCTGGGTGATAAATTATTGCCAACTTTTTGAATTGTTTTTTTGCAGTTTCAATGTCGCAATTTTTTTCAACATTCAAAATGGAATAAGGGTTTCTGTATATGCTATTtgtcatttttctttttataatatattcttcatttattaGCGTTGTACAGTAGTAAAATCATTCTATATTATAGATCATCAGTTTTTGCTTTGTTTTGTTAATCATGTGATTGTCATTTTCCACTGTTCGTTTTGTTTTGTAAATCAGCATTTCtgtttatgaatttttttttttctttcaaaaaACTGAaggctttttcttttttatatatatatatatatatattttttttttttttacattgttATTAGtcccttttttaaaaggtttaaataaatattatatatttttttaatttttcagtGGTCTTCCACTTTCTGTAATTTGTCACATCATAAACttaatacattttcatttgaCATAAGtcatgcttttttttttttttttttttaaattattttatcccTTTACTTTTAACTGTTTCCTTATTATAGTAAATCAtgctatttcttttttatttctgtgACAATTTTCCATAaggttttttatatttcttttatataattttattagtgCGTTAATCTGGAGCA includes:
- a CDS encoding 50S ribosomal protein L28 translates to MQSKYKNKIYSLARNVYIFYVIINLKYLFLFGVSIYKNEANRINFQKNFYGIQEKKGKKKLKSLIKKSDIFKSNNISKNLHVSKFSLYTKKRHKEALAIRKYRMIGTSTARRHHGLDGRKRINKVTMLPLKEIKLPVRRCLILGKMDNWKARKISKSGVKTHRIQRVNLLRKRIYFEEENRFVKMRVSARGLKTIKKYGLAYCCKKFNIDLSKKKYDAGYSSRRKKKKSPEAEAVPTYNNLNEKPPYMHEEANKIMKNLNLDKENK
- a CDS encoding DnaJ protein, whose protein sequence is MTNSIYRNPYSILNVEKNCDIETAKKQFKKLAIIYHPDKQNYHLNKEKEKEIMRENSKINKERQQVKTENIDFVTVVWAYEQILKEIQCSNKLEKYENALNIKKKDLEYISEENTYLYFCRCGDFFLFKKNLYFEYYVIYACQSCSSSVYLIP